The Congregibacter litoralis KT71 genome contains a region encoding:
- a CDS encoding ComEC/Rec2 family competence protein, with translation MADYFEIDFLGVETAKSGDAITLRYSVNGTEGVHVVDGGYLDTGDQIVEHLKTYYGTTVIDHVILTHPDRDHANGLRKVLEQCTVRNLWINRPWIYADQLIVRFENYESAEALRRKLRSIYDATAILEDIALEKGIPIHSPLQGQSIGPFVVMAPTLSRYFDLIVDSAKTPEAVEESASDSVLSSIFRVVKAATTYMKSLWGEEYFPPEPTSRENEMSVVQTAILNGHSVLLTGDAGREALQEVIDHAPVAGLALPGIRYFQVPHHGGRHNVSTEIMDQLLGPRLNAMPDKHHWNAICSSAKADEDHPRKSVIRAVLHRGGHWTATEGQNIRIGAGITRDGWVPIPQAPYPEDQEN, from the coding sequence ATGGCTGACTACTTCGAGATTGATTTTCTTGGCGTCGAAACCGCGAAAAGCGGGGATGCGATCACGCTGCGTTATTCGGTGAATGGCACTGAGGGTGTGCACGTCGTTGACGGTGGATATCTGGATACGGGAGATCAGATTGTCGAGCACCTGAAAACCTATTACGGAACAACTGTCATCGACCATGTGATCCTCACGCATCCAGACCGCGATCATGCCAATGGGCTGCGAAAAGTCCTAGAGCAATGCACGGTCAGAAATCTTTGGATCAACAGGCCGTGGATATACGCGGACCAGTTGATTGTTCGATTCGAGAACTATGAATCAGCTGAAGCACTGAGACGAAAGTTGCGATCCATCTATGATGCCACGGCAATTCTTGAGGACATTGCGCTGGAGAAGGGAATTCCAATCCATTCTCCTCTTCAGGGGCAGAGCATCGGTCCCTTCGTGGTGATGGCGCCCACACTGTCTCGCTACTTCGACCTGATTGTGGATTCCGCAAAGACACCGGAAGCTGTTGAGGAAAGTGCTTCAGATAGCGTGCTGAGCAGCATATTCCGGGTTGTGAAGGCCGCGACCACCTATATGAAGTCCCTGTGGGGGGAAGAGTATTTTCCACCAGAGCCGACAAGTCGTGAAAACGAAATGAGTGTGGTGCAGACGGCCATCCTAAACGGCCACAGCGTCCTGCTTACTGGCGATGCTGGGCGTGAAGCGCTGCAAGAGGTAATCGACCACGCGCCTGTTGCTGGACTCGCATTGCCAGGTATTCGATACTTTCAGGTGCCTCATCATGGCGGACGACACAACGTTTCGACGGAGATTATGGATCAACTTCTTGGTCCACGCCTGAACGCAATGCCTGACAAACACCACTGGAATGCTATATGCAGTTCCGCCAAAGCAGACGAGGATCATCCGAGGAAATCGGTGATTCGAGCTGTACTGCATCGGGGTGGGCATTGGACTGCAACTGAAGGCCAGAACATACGCATCGGCGCTGGCATCACTCGTGATGGCTGGGTGCCGATTCCCCAAGCTCCATATCCTGAAGATCAAGAGAATTGA
- a CDS encoding Mov34/MPN/PAD-1 family protein, whose product MTDAIADALHQLQRHRGLIRVGEPKASGVSTQIEVDVAVQLPSRSRRNGVSQTGVRAVETCVLVFDNDWPLFAPKPFLRADFPLNLPHINPHQEGELVSPCLFEGSLDELLHRFGLDAIVDQLIDWLHKAAAGTLLDLEHGWEPTRRDSCPSTVIFSAEKVAANAPVDGTILVVPARYVTIDGGMYAIINTELTAQFDTVFSQDVHNDKLGKWGNGHAAAFIARAPMTGNHPYVVGRYQPETVVDLATLLDRAVELGIDRDALAQSLDGYYGRSILDMQQDSRGWVYGLYAIVILTVQRPVSLVGSPGRSVEVLPYIVRYELNARSLLERNATVHSAFHAHALSPELLARASGIPAAATSQPLVMLGCGSLGSKIAMQLGRAGFGSMTFVDNESMSPHNAARHALIERGPMLVPPRKSTLMKTAFEELSHLQSRAFDADAVTLLVDPEQFATTVPQDASLIVDTTASLQVLAAGTQSAALDQSPARLVRVAMYGQGRCVAVLLEGSGRAGRVDDLTAFLFECCRFTPELRASIAGDTSEPTRIFVGDNCRSLTMPMSDAVVSRSASLAGLQLERWLVDGLPEEATLCAGFSDAEGLGMAWSRTSLGSTTVLDVADDGGWSIRILYPVEQAIHADALRWGALETGGALVGRISFEDRTIIIAGLVETPPDSVREAARFILGTNGLVQSLRAANEASLGYLAFIGTWHSHPKGGAHSGIDRNTLRSIAEDAGGLPAVSLIWTPTGLRCAVDRW is encoded by the coding sequence ATGACAGACGCCATCGCAGACGCACTGCATCAACTTCAACGTCATCGTGGCTTGATCCGCGTTGGCGAGCCAAAGGCAAGCGGTGTATCGACACAGATAGAGGTCGATGTTGCCGTTCAACTGCCAAGCAGGTCTCGGCGTAACGGCGTCTCCCAAACTGGCGTACGTGCCGTCGAGACATGCGTTCTGGTATTCGATAATGACTGGCCCCTATTCGCCCCCAAGCCCTTCTTGCGTGCAGACTTCCCGCTCAACTTGCCGCACATCAACCCCCATCAGGAAGGCGAGTTGGTCTCGCCGTGCCTGTTCGAGGGGTCGTTGGACGAGTTACTGCATCGGTTTGGTCTGGACGCCATTGTCGACCAGTTGATCGATTGGCTGCACAAGGCCGCAGCCGGAACATTGCTGGATTTGGAGCATGGGTGGGAGCCGACGCGCCGAGACAGTTGTCCTTCCACCGTCATATTCAGTGCCGAGAAGGTCGCGGCCAACGCTCCCGTTGACGGCACGATTCTGGTAGTTCCCGCACGCTATGTGACGATCGATGGCGGTATGTACGCCATCATCAATACCGAACTGACCGCGCAATTCGATACTGTTTTCTCGCAGGATGTTCACAACGACAAGTTGGGGAAGTGGGGGAATGGCCATGCCGCAGCCTTCATCGCGCGGGCGCCAATGACCGGCAATCACCCGTATGTGGTCGGGCGCTATCAACCGGAGACGGTTGTCGATCTCGCGACGCTGCTCGATAGAGCAGTGGAACTGGGCATAGATCGTGACGCTTTGGCCCAAAGCCTGGATGGCTACTACGGACGTTCGATCCTGGATATGCAGCAGGACTCGCGTGGCTGGGTGTATGGCTTGTACGCGATTGTTATTCTGACTGTGCAAAGGCCAGTGTCGCTTGTGGGCTCACCAGGGAGAAGCGTCGAAGTATTGCCCTACATTGTGCGCTATGAACTCAACGCGCGATCACTCCTGGAGCGAAACGCCACGGTTCATTCAGCCTTTCACGCGCATGCGTTGTCTCCCGAGCTGCTGGCAAGGGCGTCCGGCATTCCAGCAGCAGCCACATCGCAGCCGCTGGTCATGCTCGGCTGCGGAAGTTTGGGATCGAAAATCGCGATGCAACTGGGGCGAGCGGGCTTCGGTTCGATGACTTTCGTCGATAACGAGTCTATGTCGCCTCACAATGCGGCGCGGCATGCGCTCATTGAGCGGGGACCGATGCTGGTTCCACCTCGGAAGTCGACGCTGATGAAGACGGCCTTTGAGGAGCTGTCGCATCTTCAATCGCGCGCGTTCGACGCTGACGCAGTGACCCTACTGGTCGATCCTGAACAGTTCGCCACAACGGTCCCGCAGGATGCGTCGCTCATCGTGGACACAACGGCTTCGCTTCAGGTGCTGGCCGCTGGAACACAATCGGCAGCATTGGATCAATCCCCTGCCCGACTGGTACGGGTCGCGATGTATGGTCAGGGTCGCTGTGTCGCGGTTCTGCTCGAAGGATCTGGCCGCGCCGGTCGGGTTGACGACCTCACTGCATTCTTGTTCGAGTGCTGCCGATTTACGCCGGAATTGCGTGCGTCGATTGCTGGTGATACGTCTGAGCCGACGCGCATTTTTGTGGGTGACAACTGCCGTTCACTGACGATGCCAATGTCTGATGCCGTTGTTTCGCGGTCTGCGTCACTGGCTGGGCTGCAACTGGAACGCTGGCTCGTTGATGGGCTTCCGGAGGAAGCGACGCTTTGCGCCGGGTTCTCGGATGCGGAAGGCCTCGGCATGGCATGGTCCCGCACAAGCCTTGGTTCGACCACTGTGCTTGATGTGGCAGACGACGGTGGCTGGAGCATTAGGATTCTGTACCCGGTCGAGCAAGCGATTCATGCTGATGCGCTGCGCTGGGGCGCTCTAGAAACAGGCGGCGCCTTGGTCGGTCGCATCTCGTTTGAAGATCGAACCATCATCATTGCCGGCCTTGTTGAGACACCGCCGGACAGCGTTCGAGAGGCCGCCCGTTTCATCCTCGGAACCAATGGGCTTGTTCAGAGTTTGCGCGCTGCGAACGAGGCCTCTTTGGGATATCTAGCCTTCATCGGAACGTGGCACAGTCACCCGAAAGGCGGTGCACATTCGGGCATCGACCGAAATACATTGCGCAGCATCGCCGAGGATGCTGGTGGTCTTCCCGCCGTATCGTTGATATGGACTCCGACAGGACTCAGGTGTGCGGTGGATCGCTGGTAG
- a CDS encoding WYL domain-containing protein has product MRETPITTVEPTEPKGLSWGLESRLQFIDFRLRWERRINRMDLTEHFGISVPQASLDIAKYTELAPSNLTYDRSSKTYTASPSFCPLYQRSSGQRYLAELLATKMGVVEPAASFIGSAPETDWAPSPWRTINEQTVEAVVRAIRQQEAIRVSYQSMTSLDESIRLLSPHALGNDGFRWHVRAFCHKRQRFSDFVLARILRIDGFEASQVDFSQDAHWHTVLTLVLAPHPDLPTAKRRVLELDYGMEDGEVKLPCRQAFLYYTLRRLGLHTKEAPDPLTQQITLKNRNEIQPYIDGLTTQA; this is encoded by the coding sequence ATGCGAGAAACCCCTATCACTACTGTCGAACCAACTGAGCCCAAGGGACTAAGCTGGGGGTTGGAGAGTAGGCTTCAATTTATTGATTTCCGTCTGCGCTGGGAGCGGCGCATTAACCGCATGGACCTCACCGAGCACTTCGGCATATCGGTTCCCCAAGCATCACTGGATATTGCCAAGTACACTGAGTTGGCACCGAGCAACCTGACTTACGACCGCAGTTCCAAGACTTACACGGCATCACCGAGTTTTTGCCCGCTTTACCAACGAAGTTCGGGCCAACGCTATCTAGCGGAGTTGCTGGCGACGAAAATGGGAGTTGTCGAGCCGGCGGCCAGCTTCATCGGCTCCGCGCCGGAGACAGATTGGGCTCCTTCCCCCTGGCGCACGATCAATGAGCAGACCGTCGAAGCAGTAGTCCGGGCAATCCGGCAGCAGGAAGCGATTCGGGTGAGCTACCAGTCCATGACGTCCTTGGACGAATCGATTCGCCTGCTGTCCCCTCACGCGCTTGGCAACGACGGTTTTCGCTGGCACGTGCGCGCGTTTTGCCACAAACGCCAGCGCTTTAGTGATTTTGTCCTAGCTCGAATCTTGCGCATCGACGGTTTCGAGGCAAGCCAAGTGGACTTCAGCCAGGATGCGCATTGGCATACTGTACTGACGCTTGTCCTTGCGCCGCACCCCGATTTGCCGACAGCCAAGAGGCGAGTCTTGGAATTGGATTACGGCATGGAAGATGGCGAGGTCAAACTTCCGTGCCGCCAAGCATTTCTGTACTACACATTGAGGCGTTTGGGCTTGCACACCAAGGAAGCTCCTGACCCTCTCACGCAACAGATCACGCTGAAAAACCGAAATGAAATTCAACCCTACATTGATGGATTGACAACGCAGGCCTGA